One window of Trifolium pratense cultivar HEN17-A07 linkage group LG5, ARS_RC_1.1, whole genome shotgun sequence genomic DNA carries:
- the LOC123883310 gene encoding very-long-chain aldehyde decarbonylase CER1-like, protein MYALQNTHTNKHLDMASRPGILTDWPWKPLGSFKYVVLAPWIIHSTYSVLVKDKSERDVSTFLIFPFLLWRVIHNQLWISLSRYRTSKGNNRILDKGIEFDQVDREKDWDDQILFNGLLYYLACYTLQGASRLPLWRTDGAIITTLLHLGPVEFLYYWLHRALHHHFLYSRYHSHHHSSIVTEPITSVIHPFAEHISYFVLFAIPKLTLVFTNRASIGAMVGYVTYIDFMNNLGHCNFEIVPKWLFDIFPPLKYLMYTPSYHSLHHTQFRTNYSLFMPLYDYIYGTMDKASDELHESTLKRKEETPNVVHLTHLTTPESIYHLRFGFAYLASKPYTSKWYLWLMWPITSWSMLLTWVYGRTFIVERNRFDHKLNLQTWAIPKYTLQYLLQWQKVPINKMIEEAILDADKKGIKVVSLGLMNQGEELNMYGGLYVSRHPKLNVKVVDGSSLAVASVLNSIPKGTTQVLLRGKLTKVAYAIAFTLCQQGVQVAIMHDDDYVKLKKSLINSSETNLVHTKSCTQMIWLVGDGLTEEEQMKAPKGALFIPYSQFPPKKHRKDCSYHFTPAMQTPTSIENVHSCEDWLPRRVMSAWRIAGIVHSLEGWNEHECGYKMHNIEKVWDSALKQGFQPLTIPLKKIS, encoded by the exons ATGTATGCACTccaaaacacacacacaaacaaacaTCTAGATATGGCTTCAAGACCTGGAATCCTCACTGATTGGCCATGGAAGCCTCTTGGAAGCTTTAAG TATGTAGTGCTAGCTCCATGGATCATTCATAGCACATATTCAGTGTTGGTGAAGGATAAGAGTGAAAGGGATGTATCAACTTTTCTTATATTTCCATTTTTGTTATGGCGTGTTATTCATAATCAATTATGGATCAGTCTCTCTCGTTATCGAACTTCTAAAGGGAATAATAGAATTCTTGACAAAGGAATTGAATTTGACCAAGTTGATAGAGAAAAAGATTG GGATGACCAAATATTGTTCAATGGGTTACTATATTATTTGGCATGCTATACCTTGCAAGGGGCATCACGTCTTCCACTATGGAGAACTGATGGAGCTATAATTACCACATTACTTCATTTGGGACCAGTGGAGTTTCTATATTATTGGTTACATAGAGcacttcatcatcattttctCTATTCAAGATATCATTCTCATCACCATTCTTCCATTGTCACTGAACCAATCACTT CTGTCATCCATCCATTTGCAGAACACATATCATATTTTGTTCTATTTGCAATACCCAAGTTGACCCTTGTCTTCACAAATAGAGCTTCTATTGGGGCCATGGTTGGATATGTCACTTACATTGattttatgaataatttgggTCATTGCAACTTTGAGATTGTTCCTAAGTGGCTCTTTGATATTTTCCCACCTCTCAAGTATCTCATGTACACCCCCTC GTATCACTCTTTGCACCATACTCAATTTAGAACAAACTACTCACTTTTTATGCCACTTTATGACTACATTTATGGGACAATGGACAAAGCTTCAGATGAATTGCATGAATCAACattaaagagaaaagaagagaCCCCAAATGTGGTCCATTTAACACATTTAACAACCCCTGAATCAATCTATCATCTTAGATTTGGTTTTGCTTACTTGGCTTCTAAGCCATACACATCAAAATGGTACCTTTGGTTGATGTGGCCTATCACATCTTGGTCCATGTTGCTCACATGGGTCTATGGTCGCACATTCATTGTGGAAAGAAATCGTTTTGATCATAAACTCAACCTCCAAACTTGGGCAATACCTAAGTACACTCTACAG taCCTATTGCAATGGCAAAAAGTTCCTATAAACAAAATGATTGAGGAAGCAATACTTGATGCTGACAAAAAGGGAATAAAAGTGGTGAGTCTAGGTCTAATGAATCAAGGAGAAGAGCTTAACATGTATGGAGGGTTATATGTTAGTAGGCATCCAAAGCTTAATGTTAAGGTTGTTGATGGTAGTAGCCTTGCTGTTGCTTCTGTTCTTAATAGCATTCCAAAAGGAACAACTCAAGTATTACTTAGAGGAAAACTCACCAAAGTTGCTTATGCTATTGCCTTCACATTGTGCCAACAAGGAGTTCAG GTAGCTATAATGCATGATGATGATTATGTGAAGCTCAAAAAGTCATTGATCAATAGCTCTGAAACAAATTTGGTCCATACAAAAAGTTGCACTCAGATG ATTTGGTTAGTGGGAGATGGACTGACTGAAGAAGAACAAATGAAGGCACCAAAAGGAGCATTATTTATTCCATACTCACAATTCCCACCAAAGAAACATCGTAAGGACTGCTCATATCATTTCACACCAGCAATGCAAACTCCAACTTCTATTGAAAATGTCCATTCTTGTgag GATTGGTTGCCAAGGAGGGTAATGAGTGCATGGCGCATTGCTGGAATAGTACACTCTTTAGAAGGATGGAATGAACATGAATGTGGATACAAAATGCATAACATAGAAAAAGTTTGGGATTCAGCTCTTAAACAAGGATTCCAACCTCTCACTATTCCACTTAAAAAAATTAGctaa
- the LOC123883311 gene encoding very-long-chain aldehyde decarbonylase CER1-like, with protein sequence MASKPGILTDWPWTPLGRFKWVILTPFVAKSTYSFIVNDPKEKDLSNFLIFPYMMVRMLHDQIWITLSRHRTAKGKNRIVDKGIEFEQVDRESNWDDQILFNAFLFYIGQMLIPDACKLPIWRTDGVIVTILLHAGPVEFLYYWLHRALHHHFLYSRYHSHHHSSIVTEPITSVIHPFAEHISYFVLFSIPLLTTAFTKTASIASFAGYLAYIDFMNNLGHCNFEFIPKTIFSIFPFLKYIMYTPSFHSLHHTQFRTNYSLFMPIYDYIYGTVDKASDTLYEISLKKEEGTLDVVHLTHLTTPESIYHLRLGFSSLASSPQSSQWYLYFMWPFTFWSVLVTWFYGKTFVLERNSFNMLNLQSWVIPRFHVQYLFKWQRETLNKLIEEAILQAELSKVKVLSLGLSNQGDLLNGHGELYIKRYPQLKTKIVDGSSLVVAIVLNSIPKETNHVFLCGRLDKVSYAIVNALCERGTKVTTMYRDDYENLQLRLSSESKNNLVFPRSNSAKIWLVGDQCDEVEQKKAPKGSLFIPFSQFPPKKLRKDCFYLSTPAMIAPSSLVNVHSCENWLPRRVMSAWRIAGILHALEGWDVHECGEVMFSVEKAWQASLHHGFRPLKINNHLA encoded by the exons ATGGCTTCCAAACCTGGCATACTTACTGATTGGCCATGGACACCTCTTGGGCGTTTCAAG TGGGTGATTTTGACACCATTTGTAGCAAAAAGCACATACTCTTTCATAGTGAATGATCCAAAGGAAAAGGACCTAAGTAACTTCCTCATCTTCCCATATATGATGGTGAGAATGCTACATGACCAAATATGGATCACTCTTTCTCGTCATCGAACCGCCAAAGGCAAAAACAGAATCGTCGACAAGGGAATTGAGTTCGAACAAGTTGATCGAGAAAGCAATTG ggatGATCAAATATTGTTCAAtgcatttttgttttatattggTCAAATGTTGATACCGGATGCTTGTAAATTACCCATATGGAGAACAGATGGTGTTATTGTAACAATTCTTCTACATGCTGGACCAGTAGAATTTCTTTACTATTGGTTACATAGAGcacttcatcatcattttctCTATTCTAGATACCATTCTCATCATCATTCTTCCATTGTTACAGAACCAATCACTT CTGTGATACATCCCTTTGCAGAACATATATCATACTTTGTGCTATTTTCCATTCCATTATTAACAACAGCATTTACAAAAACAGCCTCAATAGCATCATTTGCTGGTTATCTTGCTTACATTGATTTTATGAACAATTTGGGTCATTGTAATTTTGAGTTCATTCCAAAGACCATCTTCTCCATATTTCCTTTCCTCAAGTATATCATGTATACACCATC GTTCCACTCACTACATCATACACAATTTCGGACTAACTATTCACTCTTCATGCCAATTTATGATTACATTTATGGAACTGTTGACAAAGCTTCAGACACATTATATGAAATTTCATTGAAGAAAGAAGAAGGTACATTAGATGTGGTACATTTAACACATCTAACAACTCCTGAATCAATTTATCATCTAAGGTTGGGATTTTCTTCCTTAGCATCCTCACCACAATCTTCTCAATGGTACCTCTATTTCATGTGGCCATTCACTTTTTGGTCTGTTCTTGTCACTTGGTTTTATGGTAAAACATTTGTTTTGGAGAGGAACTCTTTTAATATGCTCAATTTGCAATCATGGGTTATACCAAGATTCCATGTACAA TATCTTTTTAAATGGCAAAGAGAAACATTGAATAAACTTATAGAAGAAGCAATTCTTCAAGCAGAGTTGAGCAAAGTTAAGGTTCTAAGTTTAGGTCTTTCAAATCAG GGAGACTTGCTCAATGGACATGGTGAACTATACATCAAAAGGTATCCCCAACTTAAGACAAAAATTGTTGATGGAAGTAGCTTGGTTGTGGCTATTGTTCTTAACAGCATTCCGAAAGAAACAAATCATGTGTTTCTTTGTGGTAGACTTGACAAGGTTTCATATGCCATTGTCAATGCTTTATGTGAAAGGGGTACCAAg GTTACCACAATGTACAGAGATGATTATGAGAATCTTCAGTTAAGACTCTCATCtgaatcaaaaaataatttggttttCCCTAGATCAAACTCTGCAAAG ATATGGCTTGTAGGAGACCAATGTGATGAGGTAGAACAAAAAAAGGCACCAAAAGGATCATTGTTTATACCATTTTCCCAATTTCCTCCAAAGAAATTGCGTAAAGATTGCTTCTATCTTAGCACACCAGCCATGATAGCTCCCTCTTCTTTAGTCAATGTCCACTCATGTGAG AATTGGCTGCCGAGAAGAGTCATGAGTGCATGGCGTATCGCTGGAATATTGCACGCTTTAGAAGGTTGGGACGTTCATGAATGTGGAGAAGTCATGTTTAGCGTTGAGAAAGCATGGCAAGCAAGTCTTCATCATGGGTTTAGGCCATTGAAGATTAATAATCACCTTGCTTGA